Proteins from a single region of Desulfobacter postgatei 2ac9:
- the ltrA gene encoding group II intron reverse transcriptase/maturase gives MLREKYKRRTRKYESTDAGHRGGATRSSDEDSVMELERRGSIDQLEVKKTTGNRRIGLNQAKPFCIPKLEVMEAYERVKANKGAAGVDGQSIEEFESNLKDNLYKLWNRMSSGSYFPPPVMRVEIPKGDGRMRPLGIPTVSDRIAQQIVKQQLEPELEKHFHPDSYGYRPEKSALDAVGKARENCWKYDWVLDLDIKGFFDNIDHDLLMKAVRYHTDDRWVLLYIERWLKAPVMMTDHTLFHPKKGTPQGGVISPLLANLFLHYAFDNWMERQCPATPFERYADDAVCHCKSLAQAEYLLRKLNERMENVGLELHPEKTKIVYCKDTDRQKDYALTSFDFLGYTFRARKSKNRWGKFFINFSPAVSNKAAKAIRQTSRKWNWPRRSDKSLEDLAHMFNPVIQGWINYYGRFYKSALYPALRCLDRRLVIWATRKYKRFRGHRRRASQWLARIARRQPNLFAHWRLLYA, from the coding sequence ATGCTAAGGGAGAAATACAAGCGGAGGACCCGTAAGTATGAGAGTACCGATGCAGGGCACAGGGGCGGAGCGACCCGTAGTAGTGATGAAGATTCTGTAATGGAATTGGAGCGAAGGGGAAGCATTGACCAGCTTGAAGTAAAGAAAACAACTGGAAACAGGAGGATTGGATTGAACCAAGCAAAGCCGTTTTGTATTCCTAAACTTGAGGTTATGGAGGCATATGAACGGGTTAAAGCCAACAAAGGGGCTGCCGGTGTAGACGGACAGTCAATCGAAGAGTTTGAGTCTAACTTAAAGGACAATCTTTACAAGCTCTGGAATCGGATGTCCTCCGGCAGTTATTTCCCTCCTCCGGTAATGAGGGTGGAAATACCCAAGGGAGACGGTCGAATGAGGCCGTTGGGAATACCGACAGTGTCGGACAGAATCGCTCAGCAGATAGTCAAACAGCAATTGGAGCCGGAATTGGAAAAACATTTTCATCCGGATTCGTATGGCTATCGACCGGAGAAATCTGCTTTGGATGCAGTTGGGAAAGCCCGGGAGAATTGCTGGAAATATGACTGGGTATTGGATCTTGATATTAAAGGATTTTTCGATAATATTGACCATGATCTTTTGATGAAAGCAGTTCGGTATCACACGGATGACAGATGGGTGCTTCTGTATATAGAACGGTGGCTGAAAGCCCCTGTGATGATGACAGACCACACACTATTCCATCCAAAGAAGGGAACCCCGCAAGGAGGTGTTATCAGTCCCTTGCTGGCCAATCTCTTTTTGCATTATGCATTTGACAACTGGATGGAAAGGCAGTGCCCGGCCACACCGTTTGAGCGTTATGCGGATGATGCAGTGTGCCATTGTAAAAGCCTTGCCCAGGCTGAATATTTGCTTAGAAAGCTGAATGAGCGAATGGAGAATGTGGGACTGGAATTACATCCGGAGAAGACGAAAATAGTCTACTGCAAGGATACAGACCGGCAAAAGGATTATGCCCTGACAAGTTTTGATTTTCTGGGTTATACATTTCGTGCTCGGAAATCAAAGAACCGATGGGGAAAATTCTTCATTAATTTTTCTCCTGCTGTCAGCAATAAAGCAGCAAAAGCAATTCGGCAAACCTCACGAAAGTGGAATTGGCCCAGGCGCAGTGACAAGAGCCTGGAAGATTTAGCCCACATGTTCAATCCTGTCATTCAAGGTTGGATTAACTACTATGGCAGGTTTTATAAATCTGCACTCTACCCGGCCTTAAGGTGCCTGGATCGCCGGTTGGTGATTTGGGCAACAAGGAAATACAAACGTTTTAGGGGACATCGACGAAGGGCAAGTCAGTGGCTGGCTCGAATTGCACGAAGACAGCCAAATTTGTTTGCCCATTGGAGACTACTCTATGCATAG
- a CDS encoding Arm DNA-binding domain-containing protein — MAKNKTKRFTDIEIKNLKLSPEKRYLVMESGGLGIRVKNEKTFVWRYFFDGRDRWFTIGNYLRVEASVTRCLPHRSVRAELPHTVPQLQLFLPS; from the coding sequence ATGGCAAAAAATAAAACCAAAAGGTTTACGGATATCGAAATCAAAAACTTAAAACTGAGCCCGGAAAAAAGATACCTTGTTATGGAATCAGGTGGCCTTGGTATCCGTGTTAAAAATGAAAAAACTTTTGTTTGGAGATATTTCTTCGACGGCCGAGATCGTTGGTTCACCATCGGAAACTATCTCCGGGTAGAAGCATCGGTTACCCGATGCCTCCCCCACAGATCCGTACGTGCGGAACTCCCGCATACGGTTCCTCAGCTTCAGCTCTTTTTACCAAGCTGA
- the ppnP gene encoding pyrimidine/purine nucleoside phosphorylase produces MSQFNNVTITKEANIYFDGKVTSRTVFFVDGSKKTLGIMLPGAYDFNTDSKELMEILSGDLEIQLPGESWKKISGGESFEVPPNSNFKLKIHTVTDYCCSYL; encoded by the coding sequence ATGTCACAATTCAACAATGTCACAATCACCAAAGAGGCAAACATTTATTTTGATGGCAAAGTTACGAGTAGAACAGTATTTTTCGTTGATGGTTCTAAAAAAACCCTTGGCATCATGCTCCCTGGCGCCTACGACTTTAATACCGATTCGAAAGAGTTGATGGAAATCCTTTCGGGCGACTTAGAAATACAATTGCCTGGGGAAAGTTGGAAAAAGATATCAGGTGGGGAATCTTTTGAAGTGCCGCCAAATTCCAATTTCAAGCTGAAGATTCACACTGTAACCGATTACTGTTGCAGCTACCTATAA
- the larE gene encoding ATP-dependent sacrificial sulfur transferase LarE, which translates to MVNWRDLGKRLPAKDKKFSHLLDVLKHDSGLAIAFSGGADSAFLLAAALIAGVKSILPVTIVSDFFTAGEKERVIRLGQYLGIAPILVPVNILDDARVTRNTDRRCYYCKLFLFSRVMEEAKKRGIRTLLHGINLDDLQEFRPGIDAARELGFKMPLVEAGFSKEKIRACSKILGLETWDLPAQSCLATRIPQGDIITKEKLLKVEQAENCLHELDFVQVRVRCHGDLARIEVGPDELRRFWEPDVRQEIVEAFKRAGFYSVCLDLEGYTPAASV; encoded by the coding sequence ATGGTTAATTGGAGAGACTTAGGCAAAAGGCTGCCGGCTAAAGATAAAAAATTTTCTCATCTTCTTGATGTATTAAAACATGATTCGGGTCTGGCTATTGCATTTTCAGGTGGTGCAGATTCGGCATTTCTGCTTGCGGCCGCGCTTATTGCCGGAGTGAAATCGATATTACCTGTTACCATTGTCTCTGATTTTTTTACGGCTGGAGAAAAAGAACGGGTGATCCGTTTGGGCCAATACTTGGGTATAGCCCCCATTCTTGTTCCTGTAAATATTCTGGATGATGCCAGGGTGACCCGGAATACGGACAGGCGCTGTTATTATTGTAAATTGTTTTTATTTTCCAGGGTCATGGAGGAGGCAAAGAAACGTGGGATTCGTACCTTGTTGCACGGGATAAACCTCGACGATTTGCAGGAATTTCGGCCCGGCATCGATGCAGCCCGGGAATTGGGTTTTAAGATGCCTTTGGTGGAGGCTGGTTTCTCAAAAGAGAAAATTCGTGCGTGTTCAAAAATATTGGGGCTTGAGACTTGGGATTTGCCTGCCCAGTCCTGCCTGGCTACCCGCATTCCCCAAGGAGATATCATTACCAAAGAAAAGCTTTTAAAGGTTGAACAGGCGGAAAATTGCCTTCATGAGTTGGATTTCGTCCAAGTCCGGGTTCGATGTCATGGGGATTTGGCTAGAATTGAAGTTGGGCCTGATGAATTACGCCGCTTTTGGGAACCAGATGTGAGACAGGAAATAGTCGAGGCGTTTAAACGTGCGGGCTTTTATTCTGTATGCCTTGATTTGGAGGGTTATACCCCGGCGGCCAGCGTATAA
- the ndk gene encoding nucleoside-diphosphate kinase: MERTLSIIKPDGVEKNVIGEVIKRFETNGIKIAAMKMIHLSKSQAQGFYAVHKERPFFDSLTDFMTSGPIVVMVLEGKDVIAKNRKLMGATNFKEAEEGTIRKDYATDIEKNVVHGSDAPETAAFEIGYFFNDLELHSR, encoded by the coding sequence GTGGAAAGGACCTTATCCATTATCAAGCCTGACGGAGTAGAAAAAAACGTCATCGGCGAAGTCATCAAACGCTTTGAAACCAACGGCATTAAAATCGCAGCCATGAAAATGATCCATCTGAGTAAATCCCAGGCCCAGGGGTTTTATGCGGTCCATAAGGAACGTCCTTTTTTCGACAGTCTGACTGATTTCATGACATCGGGACCCATCGTTGTAATGGTACTAGAGGGCAAAGATGTTATCGCAAAAAACAGAAAACTGATGGGCGCCACAAATTTTAAAGAAGCAGAAGAAGGAACCATCCGAAAGGACTATGCCACGGATATTGAAAAGAACGTTGTCCACGGCTCTGATGCCCCAGAAACTGCTGCATTTGAAATTGGTTATTTCTTCAATGATTTAGAGCTGCATTCCCGTTAG
- the coaE gene encoding dephospho-CoA kinase (Dephospho-CoA kinase (CoaE) performs the final step in coenzyme A biosynthesis.), protein MLKIGVTGSAGSGKSLVCDGFRRIGLITLDCDEIARQVVEPGQAAYNQVVKAFGTKIVAPDRTLDRPALRRMIVNTKGSREKLESILHPIIISETVRLMDEAVLSKQKSCAVEVPLLFELGMENLFDVVVVVTAEDSTLVDRIAGRDGVNRESAQKLLDIQMPQAEKIQKADYVIENRGEPEAVFKSVDVLYQKLLNQRLTKK, encoded by the coding sequence ATGCTTAAAATAGGCGTGACAGGATCGGCTGGCTCGGGAAAAAGTCTTGTGTGTGATGGATTTCGGCGTATCGGTCTGATAACCCTGGATTGTGATGAAATTGCAAGGCAGGTGGTGGAGCCGGGGCAGGCTGCCTATAATCAGGTGGTAAAGGCGTTTGGGACCAAGATTGTGGCCCCGGACCGCACGTTGGATCGCCCGGCTCTGCGACGTATGATTGTAAACACAAAAGGCAGTCGGGAAAAACTTGAATCCATCCTGCATCCTATTATTATCAGTGAAACGGTCAGGTTGATGGATGAAGCCGTCCTTTCAAAGCAAAAGTCATGTGCTGTTGAGGTGCCTCTTTTGTTTGAACTTGGCATGGAAAATCTTTTTGATGTGGTTGTGGTGGTGACAGCTGAGGATAGCACTCTTGTTGATCGGATTGCCGGTCGGGACGGCGTGAATCGGGAAAGTGCCCAAAAGCTTTTGGACATTCAGATGCCCCAGGCTGAAAAGATTCAAAAGGCGGATTATGTCATTGAAAATAGAGGCGAGCCGGAAGCTGTGTTTAAATCAGTGGACGTTTTGTATCAAAAACTTCTCAATCAGCGCTTGACAAAAAAATAA
- the rho gene encoding transcription termination factor Rho, translated as MNLVELNKMKISELTKLAKKYNIQGIGGLKKQELIFALLQANIEESGQIYGEGTLEILPDGFGFLRAPGYNYLPGPDDIYVSPSQIRRFNLRTGDTISGQVRQPKDSERYFALLKVEAVNFMNPEMAAETILFDNLMPLYPDRKMNLEAESDNYSMRVIDLMSPIGFGQRGLIVSPPKAGKTMLLQNIANSMIKAHKNIVPMILLIDERPEEVTDMARSVDAEVISSTFDEPSERHVQVAEMVIEKAKRIVEQGHDVVILLDSITRLARAYNAVMPPSGKILSGGVDSNALDRPKRFFGAARNIEEGGSLTIIATALVDTGSRMDEVIFEEFKGTGNMELVLDRKLADKRVFPAIDMNRSGTRKEELLLDPEVLNRVWILRKLLSSLNSVDAMQFLLEKMNGTKDNKEFLDMMNS; from the coding sequence ATGAATCTTGTAGAACTCAATAAGATGAAAATCAGTGAGCTCACCAAGCTTGCCAAAAAATACAATATCCAGGGTATTGGCGGCCTTAAGAAGCAGGAACTGATTTTTGCGCTGCTCCAGGCCAATATTGAAGAAAGCGGACAGATTTACGGTGAAGGCACCCTTGAAATCCTTCCGGATGGGTTTGGTTTTTTGAGGGCGCCGGGGTACAATTATCTGCCCGGTCCCGACGATATTTATGTTTCTCCATCCCAGATCAGGCGTTTTAACCTGCGCACCGGAGATACCATTTCCGGCCAGGTCCGCCAGCCAAAGGATTCCGAACGGTATTTTGCCTTGCTGAAAGTGGAAGCCGTTAATTTCATGAATCCTGAAATGGCAGCTGAAACCATTTTATTTGATAATCTTATGCCTCTGTATCCGGATCGTAAAATGAACCTTGAGGCAGAATCTGATAACTATTCCATGCGGGTCATTGATCTGATGTCCCCCATCGGATTCGGCCAGCGCGGTCTTATCGTCTCCCCGCCTAAGGCCGGCAAAACCATGCTGCTCCAGAACATTGCCAATTCAATGATCAAGGCTCACAAAAATATTGTTCCCATGATCCTGCTCATTGATGAACGTCCGGAAGAGGTGACGGATATGGCACGTTCTGTAGATGCCGAAGTGATCTCCTCCACCTTTGACGAGCCTTCCGAGCGCCATGTGCAGGTGGCTGAAATGGTAATTGAAAAAGCCAAGAGAATTGTGGAACAGGGCCACGATGTTGTGATTCTCTTAGACAGTATCACACGCCTTGCAAGAGCCTACAATGCGGTGATGCCGCCTTCCGGAAAAATTCTGTCCGGTGGTGTGGATTCCAACGCCCTGGACCGTCCCAAACGTTTTTTCGGTGCCGCCCGAAATATAGAGGAAGGCGGCAGTCTGACAATTATTGCCACTGCGCTTGTTGACACCGGGTCTAGAATGGATGAGGTTATTTTTGAAGAATTCAAAGGAACGGGTAATATGGAGCTTGTGCTTGATCGAAAACTGGCGGACAAGCGTGTGTTTCCTGCCATTGATATGAACCGTTCCGGTACCCGGAAAGAGGAACTTCTCCTTGACCCTGAAGTGTTGAATCGGGTCTGGATTTTGAGAAAATTGCTTTCAAGTTTAAATTCTGTGGATGCAATGCAGTTTCTACTTGAAAAAATGAACGGAACAAAGGATAATAAAGAGTTTCTTGATATGATGAATTCATAA
- the rpmE gene encoding 50S ribosomal protein L31, translating to MKKDIHPNYTKTTATCACGATFDISSTRENIKVEICSQCHPFFTGKQKLVDSAGRIDRFKKKYAGFDATKLV from the coding sequence ATGAAAAAAGACATCCATCCGAACTACACAAAAACAACAGCAACCTGCGCCTGCGGCGCAACATTTGACATCAGTTCCACAAGAGAGAATATCAAAGTGGAAATTTGTTCCCAGTGCCATCCTTTCTTTACAGGGAAACAGAAACTGGTCGATTCTGCAGGCCGTATTGACCGTTTCAAGAAAAAATACGCAGGATTTGACGCAACCAAGCTGGTTTAG
- the prfA gene encoding peptide chain release factor 1 has protein sequence MIQKLKGIEERFIKIEHLLSDPAVMADQKKYQGYLKEHGELNKIVPVFREYEGAEGELKEAKELLKDSDPDIRAMAKEEIPVLESRISQLHEQLNILLMPKDPRDEKNVILEIRAGTGGEEAGIFTGDLFRMYSRYVESKHWKIEIIEKNDSAAGGFKEVVSMVQGKGAYSQFKYESGIHRVQRVPETETQGRVHTSAVTVAVLPEAEDVDIDINPADLKVDVFRSSGPGGQSVNTTDSAVRITHIPTGVVATCQDEKSQHKNKAKALNVLKSRLLDAKIQEEEAKRAADRKGQVGTGDRSGRIRTYNFPQGRMTDHRIGLTLYRLDSIMEGDIQEIIDALRAHNQALALKHN, from the coding sequence ATGATTCAAAAATTAAAAGGCATTGAAGAACGATTTATAAAAATTGAGCATCTGCTCAGTGATCCGGCGGTCATGGCGGATCAGAAAAAGTACCAGGGATATCTCAAGGAACATGGTGAATTGAATAAAATTGTGCCGGTGTTTCGCGAATATGAGGGGGCAGAGGGAGAGCTTAAGGAGGCCAAAGAACTTCTCAAGGACAGTGATCCCGACATCCGGGCCATGGCCAAGGAAGAGATACCTGTACTTGAATCCAGAATTTCGCAGTTGCATGAACAACTTAACATTCTTTTGATGCCCAAAGATCCCCGGGATGAGAAAAACGTTATTTTGGAAATCCGGGCCGGCACTGGCGGTGAAGAAGCCGGCATTTTTACTGGTGACCTTTTCCGTATGTATTCAAGGTATGTCGAGTCCAAGCACTGGAAAATCGAAATCATTGAGAAGAACGATTCGGCTGCAGGGGGGTTCAAGGAAGTGGTTTCCATGGTGCAGGGCAAAGGCGCTTATTCCCAGTTCAAATATGAAAGTGGTATCCACAGGGTTCAGCGGGTCCCTGAAACTGAAACCCAGGGCCGTGTTCACACCTCTGCGGTGACCGTGGCTGTGCTGCCTGAAGCCGAAGATGTCGATATTGATATCAATCCTGCTGACCTGAAGGTGGATGTGTTCCGTTCTTCGGGACCTGGCGGCCAGTCAGTAAATACCACGGATTCCGCTGTCCGCATTACCCATATCCCCACAGGCGTTGTGGCCACCTGCCAGGATGAAAAATCCCAGCATAAAAACAAGGCCAAGGCATTAAATGTTCTCAAGTCCCGTCTTTTGGATGCCAAGATTCAGGAAGAGGAGGCCAAACGGGCTGCGGACCGTAAAGGGCAGGTAGGTACAGGTGACCGGTCCGGTCGTATTCGCACCTATAATTTCCCCCAGGGGCGGATGACGGACCATCGTATCGGTCTGACCCTGTACCGGCTGGACAGTATCATGGAAGGGGATATCCAGGAAATTATTGATGCCTTGAGAGCGCACAACCAGGCCCTGGCATTGAAACATAATTAG
- the prmC gene encoding peptide chain release factor N(5)-glutamine methyltransferase, which produces MNVWSIKSILSWADTYFSQRSVDSPRLTAEILLAQALGLRRLDLYLQHDRPLEKQELAAFKILIRRRIAREPVAYITGHKGFFKDQFRVAPGVLIPRPDTETLVETAVEILSEMEDCGRQARVIELGVGSGAVIISIANACKSHLYFGSELSSAALAVACANAKSFARTPVSLFRGDWLAAVAPQPLFDLIVSNPPYIPSADIEFLAPEVRDHEPRQALDGGVDGLDAVRVILAQAGDRLLSSGRLILEIGFDQKPLIKSLVQGFSWVTELDFIKDLAGHHRLAVFKK; this is translated from the coding sequence GTGAATGTCTGGAGCATAAAATCCATTCTTTCCTGGGCAGACACCTATTTTTCACAGCGTAGTGTTGACAGCCCTAGGCTTACAGCCGAAATCCTTTTGGCACAGGCCCTGGGACTGCGGCGTCTTGATCTTTACCTCCAGCATGACCGACCTTTGGAAAAACAGGAACTTGCCGCGTTTAAAATTCTTATCCGGCGCAGGATTGCAAGGGAACCTGTGGCTTATATTACAGGCCACAAGGGCTTTTTTAAGGATCAGTTTAGGGTTGCACCGGGCGTGCTCATTCCCAGGCCTGATACGGAGACTTTGGTGGAAACGGCTGTGGAAATACTGTCGGAAATGGAAGATTGCGGCAGGCAGGCCCGGGTGATAGAGCTTGGGGTTGGGTCGGGTGCAGTGATTATTTCCATTGCCAATGCCTGTAAAAGTCATCTCTATTTTGGGAGTGAACTCTCCTCGGCTGCACTTGCTGTGGCCTGCGCCAACGCCAAGTCATTTGCCCGGACCCCGGTGTCACTTTTTAGGGGAGACTGGCTTGCTGCTGTCGCGCCGCAGCCTCTGTTTGACCTGATTGTGTCAAACCCGCCTTATATCCCGAGTGCTGACATTGAATTCCTGGCACCGGAAGTCAGGGATCATGAGCCCCGCCAGGCGTTGGATGGGGGAGTTGACGGCCTGGATGCCGTCAGGGTGATTCTTGCCCAGGCAGGAGACCGGCTTTTATCTTCCGGCCGTTTGATCCTTGAGATCGGTTTTGACCAGAAACCTTTGATAAAAAGCCTTGTCCAAGGGTTTTCCTGGGTGACTGAGCTGGATTTTATCAAAGATCTTGCAGGACATCACCGGCTCGCTGTTTTCAAAAAATAA
- the rpsB gene encoding 30S ribosomal protein S2 has product MAYITIKELLEAGVHFGHQTKRWNPKMKRYIFGARNGIYIIDLQQTVKLYRQAHDFIKNIAANGGDVLFVATKKQASEAIYEEANRAESFYVENRWLGGMLTNFQTIKNNISRFHFLNSIENDGTLENYPKKEQAKMLKDKAKLEFAIGGISNMKKLPAALFIIDSKNETIAVKEAKRLGIPIVAVVDTNCDPDDIDYVIPGNDDAIRSIRLFASRIADAVIEGHQIWEERQRADSDKEEGTGKTSGISGEQIGIELVSDGTDGPVIEKIKRKTTAGESAEIQEPVAAE; this is encoded by the coding sequence ATGGCTTACATTACAATTAAAGAATTACTGGAAGCAGGGGTACATTTCGGACATCAGACCAAACGCTGGAACCCCAAAATGAAACGTTACATTTTCGGTGCCAGAAACGGAATCTATATTATTGATCTTCAGCAGACCGTTAAGTTGTACAGGCAGGCCCACGATTTCATTAAAAACATTGCTGCAAACGGTGGTGATGTGCTGTTTGTCGCTACAAAAAAACAGGCATCCGAAGCCATTTATGAAGAAGCCAACAGAGCTGAAAGTTTTTATGTTGAAAATCGGTGGTTAGGCGGCATGCTGACCAACTTCCAGACCATAAAAAATAATATTTCCCGCTTTCATTTTTTAAATTCCATTGAAAATGACGGTACGTTGGAAAATTATCCCAAAAAAGAACAGGCAAAAATGCTAAAGGATAAGGCAAAACTTGAGTTTGCCATTGGCGGTATTTCAAATATGAAAAAGCTGCCCGCAGCCCTGTTCATTATTGACTCCAAAAATGAGACCATCGCCGTAAAAGAAGCAAAACGACTGGGTATCCCTATTGTCGCTGTGGTTGACACCAATTGTGACCCTGATGATATTGATTATGTCATTCCCGGCAACGATGACGCCATCCGTTCCATCCGTCTGTTTGCCTCCCGGATTGCCGATGCCGTAATTGAAGGTCATCAGATCTGGGAAGAGCGGCAGCGTGCGGATTCAGACAAGGAGGAAGGTACCGGTAAGACATCTGGCATTTCAGGAGAACAAATCGGTATTGAGCTTGTTTCTGACGGTACGGACGGACCTGTGATTGAGAAAATCAAAAGAAAGACAACTGCTGGGGAAAGTGCAGAAATTCAGGAACCTGTAGCTGCTGAATAA
- the tsf gene encoding translation elongation factor Ts: protein MAEITAQMVKDLRAATGSGIMDCKRVLAEADGDMDNAIDLLRKKGLAKAAKRAGRSTSEGIIYSYIHTGAKLGVLLEVNCESDFVAKTEDFERFAKDIAMHIAAANPAGLVPEDVDQSVIEKEREIYRAQMLEEGKPENIIDKIVEGKVEKFYKEVCLLSQQYIKDPQKTVEDVLKETIGKIGENIQIKRFARFQIGE, encoded by the coding sequence ATGGCAGAGATTACTGCACAAATGGTAAAGGACCTTCGTGCTGCTACCGGCTCGGGAATTATGGACTGCAAAAGAGTCCTGGCCGAGGCTGACGGGGATATGGACAACGCAATCGATCTTCTGCGTAAAAAAGGCCTGGCTAAAGCAGCGAAGCGCGCAGGACGCTCCACCAGCGAAGGCATTATCTACTCCTACATTCATACCGGTGCAAAACTGGGTGTGCTGCTTGAAGTGAACTGCGAATCTGATTTCGTGGCAAAAACTGAAGATTTTGAAAGGTTTGCCAAAGATATTGCCATGCACATTGCTGCGGCCAACCCGGCCGGTCTTGTTCCCGAAGATGTGGATCAATCCGTTATTGAAAAAGAGCGTGAAATCTATCGTGCCCAGATGCTGGAAGAAGGAAAGCCCGAAAATATTATTGACAAAATCGTGGAGGGCAAGGTGGAAAAATTTTATAAAGAAGTCTGCCTGTTAAGCCAGCAGTACATTAAAGATCCCCAGAAAACCGTTGAAGATGTTCTTAAAGAAACCATCGGAAAGATCGGCGAAAATATTCAAATTAAAAGATTTGCACGCTTCCAGATAGGAGAATAA
- the pyrH gene encoding UMP kinase: MDTKPEFQRVLIKLSGEALMGNQGFGIMPEMIAYVAAEVAKVFHLGVEVSIVVGGGNIFRGVAGSSAGMDRTSADNMGMLATVINSLALCDALEKLDIPTRVQSAIRMDRVAEPFIRRKAIRHLEKGRVVIFAAGTGNPYFTTDTAAVLRANEIRAQILFKATQVEGVYDKDPQIHDDAVMFDTLSYMQVIEKQLHVMDMTAISLAMEHDLPLQVLNLHTAGNIYKAVTGGEIGTRIYNT, from the coding sequence TTGGATACGAAACCTGAGTTTCAACGGGTTCTGATCAAGTTGAGTGGCGAAGCCCTGATGGGTAATCAGGGCTTCGGTATTATGCCCGAGATGATAGCCTATGTGGCTGCTGAAGTGGCCAAGGTGTTTCATCTGGGCGTTGAAGTTTCAATTGTTGTGGGTGGCGGAAATATTTTTCGCGGGGTGGCAGGATCTTCTGCCGGTATGGACCGGACGTCTGCCGACAATATGGGTATGCTGGCCACTGTTATTAACAGCCTGGCGCTATGCGATGCCCTGGAAAAGCTTGATATTCCCACAAGGGTTCAGTCTGCTATCCGTATGGACAGGGTGGCCGAGCCTTTTATCCGCAGAAAAGCCATCCGTCACCTTGAAAAGGGCAGGGTGGTAATTTTTGCAGCCGGTACCGGAAACCCTTACTTTACAACGGACACGGCGGCGGTCCTTCGTGCCAACGAGATCCGTGCCCAGATTCTTTTCAAGGCCACCCAGGTGGAGGGGGTGTATGACAAAGATCCCCAAATCCATGATGATGCTGTGATGTTTGATACGCTGTCGTATATGCAGGTAATTGAAAAACAGCTTCATGTCATGGATATGACAGCCATATCCCTTGCGATGGAACATGACCTTCCTTTACAGGTACTCAACCTGCACACGGCCGGCAATATTTATAAAGCCGTCACCGGCGGAGAAATCGGTACACGGATTTATAATACATAA
- the frr gene encoding ribosome recycling factor yields MINEVLEETRDRMGKSEKAFETELGKVRTGRASQSMLDNVRVDYYGTQTPLPQMATVSVPESRLLTVKPWDASVINEVEKAILKANLGLTPSNDGKLIRISIPPLTEERRKEIVKSVAKTCEDFKVAVRNIRRDSNEMLKDLQKEGDISEDESFKAQKQVQDFTDASIKKLDDIFAAKEKEILEV; encoded by the coding sequence ATGATTAATGAGGTGCTTGAAGAAACCAGAGACCGCATGGGCAAATCAGAGAAAGCCTTTGAAACCGAACTTGGTAAAGTGCGTACCGGAAGGGCATCCCAGTCCATGCTTGACAACGTCAGGGTAGATTATTACGGTACACAGACCCCCCTTCCCCAGATGGCCACCGTATCCGTCCCTGAAAGCCGGTTGCTCACCGTAAAGCCCTGGGATGCTTCAGTGATCAATGAGGTGGAAAAAGCAATATTAAAGGCTAATCTTGGGCTTACACCTTCCAATGATGGTAAGCTGATTCGTATTTCCATTCCGCCGTTGACTGAAGAGCGCAGGAAGGAAATCGTAAAAAGCGTAGCCAAAACCTGTGAGGACTTCAAGGTGGCGGTCAGAAACATCCGCCGGGATTCCAACGAGATGCTCAAGGACTTACAAAAAGAGGGTGATATCTCCGAAGACGAAAGTTTCAAAGCCCAGAAACAGGTCCAGGACTTCACCGATGCTTCCATTAAGAAACTGGACGACATTTTTGCCGCCAAGGAAAAAGAGATTCTTGAAGTCTGA